In Mycoplasma sp. Mirounga ES2805-ORL, a single window of DNA contains:
- a CDS encoding PolC-type DNA polymerase III, producing MQNEVLSIENNRFLKLCEKLNIKPSNELKKTEMFIVNYDKDKDCIEAKFHFLDVIKPSDFFAFRNKLRKNKIGLNIEHTFIFDFLSYSKDNIYSYIKYIVTNKPKYELLKKFDFKNNLKINQDFQASCSTTSKEEFEKLNSVFENLNLTLKKCGFDKLNLTLNLKELDIVELDVQEEEKKRINKELYKKMVAETKDNEAQKVVISKVGRNNYKYKKYTHYNISDLSQLEAKTPISASGLIYKRDYKQAKNGKHIYTFLVTDFKDAFDFKWFKNEPLNSVEDEDLKEGSYIKFLGSVSDNSFNNVSIVFIDNYEKTENPFPTKKDNAEHKRIEIHVSSKMNTLDGILRPEDIVEQAKKFGMDAVGIMDTDGVQGYPAFSGESIKQKIKPLYGAAFSTLNKENSIFLGGTLTGLIDDVDSIISFDIETTGLSPKYHEIIEFGATEIKEGKFINEYQFFIKSKSKLSAFTTQLTGITDSMVQGGLDPKDGLKKIYDILNNKIAIAHNAKFDFHFLKEQFRIHSVEFPKCVVIDTLVLSRILFDEKKNKLIDVANRVGVVYDTKVAHRGDYDANVLARVWLMLINIARDNGFLKFEQLAEYTNPNLYKREFTYEFTTLVKNDAGLKEQYKLVSKSHTDNFYDKNVCFVEDLINSKNLLIGSGTLKGCLINDYFFGSEEKFLNTLKLVDFVEIPAPQVFEHWVKYGDFTQEQIYDGLKNIIEAAIKHKKIPVATGDVKYVYENEKVLYEVLVYAKGIKNARHYLYNFEKAKNNQLEIPTQSFLTTDEMIKQFSFLNDDKLIEDVVINNTHKIADMCDNVQIVKEGLFAPSFDNSSQKLRDLVYKNAKEKYGENLPEFLKNRIESELNPIIKHGFDVIYWISHLLVKKATDNGAIVGSRGSVGSSIVARLSDISEVNPLPPHYLCNECKRFEIVDSKEIGSGFDLPKKKCPSCKVDMERDGQNIPFETFLGFKADKVPDIDLNFSGDFQGTIHDEIRRLFGEKHTLRAGTIATAAFKTCYGYVKNYLEETHKSYSDAFISYIATRIEKVKRTTGQHPGGIIIIPKEFEFEDFTPINYPANDTSSDWYTTHFDYRAIHDNVLKFDILGHDNPTIMKMLEEYTNINRLDIPMDDPKVIDLFTNTKSIGIKPSDISNEETGALGLPEFGTTFVREMLKQSQPKNFANLISVSGLSHGTNVWLNNAQELIMKRKFTLNDVISCRDDILEKLIREGVEPSYAFKIMEIVRKGKTNLFLNEVQKLKEYKIPNWQIESMKKIEYMFPKAHATAYVLMAWWIGWFKIYYPLAFYGSYFAIHAKAINIEKMVDIKGGKKVSNYLTELKNINKYERSTKENELIPVFEIAEELYARKFYISNIDLHKSLASKWVVDEQNQCLIPPFDVIDGLGVAAAESVVEARQNKPFISVEDFIRRTSVNKTLIGKMTDMGIFKDLEETNQMKLF from the coding sequence ATGCAAAATGAAGTGTTAAGTATAGAAAATAATAGATTTTTAAAACTTTGTGAAAAGTTAAATATTAAGCCCTCAAACGAGTTAAAAAAAACGGAAATGTTTATCGTAAATTATGACAAAGATAAAGATTGTATTGAGGCTAAATTTCACTTCTTGGATGTAATTAAACCAAGTGATTTTTTTGCCTTTAGAAATAAGTTGCGGAAAAATAAAATTGGCCTAAATATTGAACATACTTTTATATTTGATTTTCTTTCTTATAGCAAAGATAATATTTATTCTTACATAAAGTATATTGTTACTAATAAACCTAAATATGAATTACTAAAAAAATTTGATTTTAAAAATAATTTAAAAATTAATCAAGACTTTCAAGCTTCATGTTCAACAACCTCCAAGGAAGAGTTTGAAAAATTAAATAGTGTGTTTGAAAATTTAAATTTAACTCTTAAAAAATGTGGTTTTGACAAACTAAATTTAACCTTAAATTTGAAGGAATTAGATATAGTAGAACTAGATGTTCAAGAAGAAGAAAAAAAACGTATAAATAAAGAACTTTATAAAAAAATGGTTGCTGAAACTAAAGACAATGAAGCACAAAAAGTGGTGATATCTAAGGTGGGAAGAAACAATTATAAATATAAAAAATACACACACTATAACATTTCTGATTTAAGTCAACTTGAAGCTAAAACTCCAATTTCAGCGAGTGGTTTAATTTACAAGAGAGATTATAAACAAGCTAAAAATGGCAAACATATATATACTTTTTTAGTTACTGACTTTAAGGATGCATTTGATTTTAAATGATTTAAAAATGAACCCTTAAACTCTGTTGAAGATGAAGATTTAAAGGAAGGTTCTTATATTAAATTTCTAGGTTCTGTTTCAGACAATAGTTTTAATAATGTTTCTATTGTTTTTATTGATAATTATGAAAAAACCGAAAACCCCTTTCCTACTAAAAAAGATAATGCTGAACACAAAAGAATTGAAATACATGTAAGTTCCAAAATGAATACTCTTGATGGCATTTTAAGGCCGGAAGATATTGTTGAACAAGCTAAAAAATTTGGTATGGATGCTGTTGGAATAATGGATACTGATGGCGTGCAGGGATATCCTGCTTTTTCTGGCGAAAGTATAAAACAAAAAATTAAGCCTCTCTATGGAGCAGCTTTTTCAACACTGAATAAAGAAAATAGCATATTTTTAGGAGGAACCTTAACAGGATTAATTGATGATGTTGATTCAATTATTTCATTTGATATCGAAACCACTGGATTAAGTCCAAAATATCATGAAATTATTGAGTTTGGAGCTACTGAAATTAAAGAAGGAAAGTTCATAAATGAATACCAATTTTTTATTAAGTCCAAAAGTAAACTTTCAGCATTTACAACACAATTAACGGGAATTACGGATAGTATGGTTCAAGGTGGTTTAGATCCAAAAGACGGACTTAAAAAAATCTATGATATTTTGAATAATAAAATAGCTATTGCTCACAACGCTAAATTTGATTTCCATTTTTTAAAAGAACAATTTAGAATACACAGTGTAGAATTTCCAAAATGTGTTGTAATTGATACATTAGTTTTATCTCGTATTTTATTTGATGAAAAGAAAAACAAACTTATTGATGTTGCTAACAGAGTAGGCGTTGTTTATGATACAAAAGTAGCTCATAGAGGTGATTATGATGCTAACGTTTTAGCACGTGTTTGATTAATGTTAATAAATATAGCGAGAGATAATGGCTTCTTAAAATTTGAACAACTAGCTGAGTATACAAATCCAAATCTATATAAGAGAGAATTTACATATGAATTTACTACTTTAGTAAAAAATGATGCTGGACTTAAAGAACAATATAAGTTGGTTTCAAAATCTCACACAGATAATTTTTATGATAAGAATGTGTGTTTTGTGGAAGATTTAATAAATTCAAAAAATTTACTTATCGGTTCAGGTACATTAAAGGGATGCTTAATCAATGATTATTTTTTTGGAAGTGAAGAAAAATTTCTTAACACTCTTAAGTTAGTTGATTTTGTTGAAATTCCTGCTCCACAAGTTTTTGAACACTGAGTAAAATATGGTGATTTTACTCAAGAACAAATTTATGATGGTTTAAAAAACATTATTGAAGCAGCAATAAAACATAAAAAGATACCAGTTGCAACAGGCGATGTTAAGTATGTTTATGAAAATGAAAAAGTATTATATGAAGTTTTAGTTTATGCAAAGGGTATCAAAAATGCCCGTCATTATCTCTATAATTTCGAAAAAGCAAAAAACAATCAGTTAGAAATTCCAACGCAAAGTTTTCTTACAACTGATGAGATGATAAAACAATTTAGTTTCTTAAATGATGACAAGTTAATTGAGGATGTTGTTATTAATAATACTCACAAAATTGCCGATATGTGCGATAATGTTCAAATTGTAAAAGAGGGTTTATTTGCGCCATCTTTTGATAATTCTTCACAAAAATTGAGAGATTTAGTTTACAAAAACGCAAAAGAAAAATATGGCGAAAACCTGCCTGAGTTTTTAAAAAATAGAATTGAATCAGAACTTAACCCAATTATTAAACATGGTTTCGATGTTATTTATTGAATAAGCCATTTATTAGTTAAAAAAGCAACCGACAACGGAGCAATAGTTGGAAGTCGTGGTTCTGTTGGCTCTTCAATTGTTGCTAGATTAAGTGACATTAGTGAAGTAAATCCATTGCCCCCACATTATTTATGTAACGAATGTAAGCGTTTTGAAATTGTTGATAGTAAGGAAATAGGTAGCGGTTTTGACCTTCCTAAAAAGAAATGTCCTTCTTGCAAGGTTGATATGGAAAGAGATGGCCAAAATATACCCTTTGAGACTTTTCTAGGTTTTAAAGCTGATAAAGTGCCTGATATCGACTTAAATTTTTCGGGTGACTTCCAAGGAACTATTCATGATGAAATAAGAAGGCTTTTTGGTGAAAAACACACTTTAAGGGCCGGCACAATAGCCACTGCTGCTTTTAAAACATGCTACGGTTATGTTAAAAATTATTTGGAAGAAACACATAAATCATATTCAGATGCTTTTATAAGTTATATAGCTACTAGAATTGAAAAGGTTAAAAGAACAACAGGGCAACACCCTGGTGGAATAATAATAATACCTAAGGAATTTGAGTTCGAAGATTTCACTCCAATTAATTATCCTGCAAATGACACCTCGAGTGATTGGTACACAACCCATTTTGATTACAGAGCAATACATGATAATGTTCTTAAGTTTGATATATTAGGTCATGATAATCCAACAATTATGAAAATGCTTGAAGAATATACTAATATTAATAGATTAGATATTCCTATGGATGACCCCAAAGTTATTGACCTTTTTACTAACACTAAAAGTATCGGAATTAAACCAAGCGATATAAGCAATGAAGAAACAGGCGCTCTTGGTTTACCGGAATTTGGAACTACATTTGTTAGGGAAATGCTAAAACAATCTCAACCCAAAAATTTTGCTAATTTAATTTCAGTATCTGGATTAAGTCACGGGACAAACGTGTGGTTAAATAATGCACAGGAGTTGATTATGAAAAGAAAATTTACATTAAATGATGTAATTTCATGTCGTGATGATATTCTTGAAAAATTAATTAGAGAAGGTGTTGAGCCATCATATGCATTTAAAATTATGGAAATCGTTAGAAAAGGTAAGACGAATCTTTTCTTAAATGAAGTTCAAAAATTAAAAGAGTACAAAATTCCGAATTGACAAATTGAGAGCATGAAAAAAATTGAGTATATGTTCCCTAAAGCTCACGCAACAGCCTATGTTCTTATGGCTTGATGAATAGGTTGATTCAAAATATATTATCCATTAGCTTTTTATGGTTCATATTTTGCCATACACGCTAAAGCAATAAACATTGAAAAAATGGTTGATATTAAAGGTGGAAAAAAAGTTTCCAATTATTTAACGGAATTAAAAAATATTAATAAATATGAGCGTTCAACAAAAGAAAATGAGTTAATTCCTGTTTTTGAAATAGCTGAAGAATTGTATGCTAGAAAATTTTATATATCAAATATTGATCTACATAAATCATTAGCATCAAAATGAGTTGTTGATGAACAAAATCAATGTTTGATTCCGCCTTTTGATGTTATTGATGGTTTAGGCGTTGCTGCAGCTGAATCTGTTGTGGAGGCAAGGCAAAATAAACCATTTATTTCTGTTGAAGATTTTATAAGAAGAACAAGCGTTAATAAAACACTTATAGGAAAAATGACTGATATGGGGATTTTCAAAGACTTAGAAGAAACTAATCAAATGAAATTATTCTAA